Genomic DNA from Danaus plexippus chromosome 16 unlocalized genomic scaffold, MEX_DaPlex mxdp_23, whole genome shotgun sequence:
GTGCGAAGACCCTCCAGGTGCAAAAGGGCCGTCAGATCATGTTCAAGCAACCAAAATGCCGGAACAGCCCAAAACGTCTGATCAGCAGAAAGTCCACGATCAAACGAAAATGCATGAGCCGAAAGTACatgatcaaaataaaatgcacGAGCAACCCAGAATGCCAGATCAGCCAAAAATGCCAGAGCAGCCAAAAGTGCATGAGCAACCAAAAATGCCGGATATGAAAATGCCAGGTTACAACTAGACTGCAATGGGTttattcagaaaatattttttagagtaTATACAACACTAATTCATACGTTCATGGTGAGTTTATCAGTGTGGATGTTATGAGTGGTTctgtaaaaagtattttctgaaacattagttattttatttaaacgaacaTGACGACCATTACGCGGACCagttattatcaaataaacgtGAAACATATGCAGctgcaattaaatttttgatttcgAAACCTTTAAGTGCTTTAAACAATTCTTacaatttaatcttaaatcttaaacttgctataataaaaaaaaaactctcttcaaaacatataatcgtaaacgaaataaaagtCTTTATTCTAAGGGAtctgttaaatttttagtctgtataacttttttttatacaaacctaaatatattttcagtacatAATCTAAtttctaaatgaaaataattaatgagaaCATTAGGACTAAGTAaagataatttgaaattaatataataaaattaatcaattaaaaaaaaatcagaaaacttcttatttaagttatttaaattttatatttcttaatttgcTGTATATCATGATGcctctttaatattaaactcatTGTGGTACTAAACATCAGACCTAAAAGAAGAAGAGCTTTCTATGTTATCCTGGGGATTTACTCTAGCGTTATGGACACCTATTGAGTTGCAAAGCTTAggtaagaaaaagaaaaatattatcagtgGGGGGAGCAGCCATAGTACtgcgtattttaaataatgtacgtATATTAGCCTGATCGTTTGCACGATGAGGTGGTCGTACGTaaggatgaaaaaaataaaatcatccgGCACAATAAACTGACGATTTAAATATGACGCAAGCTTACGGCCATTATTAGTGTTTGAAAAAATTCGACATTTTCAAAGacagattaaaattaagatacatatatagatagtTCACTAGAACGTCTAAGACGTAGAGAGTTTATGCGTCACGCAGCTGTACGAATTAAACTTTATCGATGAGTTTTTGTGACTTCAGCTTGTGGAAATtgtcatacaatatatattccgatatacaaaaatattttttccttcaaaataaaatgaaaatagccACGCTGGAGAATGTcgagatgattttttttagaacttACAATATTGgtgttatataaactttttatcacGTTACTTTAGTTTGACCTGCTCGAGAATTTCTGGtaatcaattgtttttttactaatCTGACCGGCTATCTTGGACGGACGGCCATTTATATGAAGCTCATGTTTGGTGAAGATACTTCAGCGGGTACAGGGTGTCCACTTATATATTAACCTGCCGCGCTTTAGTAAATCCCGAAATCTCCTCTTGGGCTGCTCCCCTACTATAATtgcgtttaaaaatttatcccTTTGACATTGACATGCCATATATCTATGTGTAATTACGAACTTATCATCATgtctttgaaaaatatatatatcaaagtcatgtataaacaattattatttatatttaaatactaatgttataagtgaaagttgttttttaat
This window encodes:
- the LOC116771864 gene encoding IgA FC receptor-like codes for the protein MIAWIAYKRQRSTRYFNEDLHLKMSRLLVLLCALLLTTAVLCEDPPGAKGPSDHVQATKMPEQPKTSDQQKVHDQTKMHEPKVHDQNKMHEQPRMPDQPKMPEQPKVHEQPKMPDMKMPGYN